The genomic segment CTTCTACGATATCTTTGCCAAGTTCCTTTGCCCAAGCTTCTGCCATCTGGCTCCTGCAGGAATTTTCCACACAGACGAAAAGGATTTTTTCCATAGTTATCCAAACCTTCCCGTCACATAATCTTCGGTCCTTTTATCTGCTGGCGCAGTAAAGATCTTTTTTGTGCCCCCGAACTCTATCATCTCTCCCAGAAGAAAGAACGCTGTATTGTCCGAGACCCTTGCGGCCTGCTGCATATTGTGCGTAACAATTACTATCGTATAGTTCTTCTTTAGTTCATGTATCAGTTCTTCTATCTTGTCGGTCGAAATGGGGTCCAGCGCGGAGCACGGCTCATCCAACAAAATTATCTCGGGCTCTATAGCAAGCGCTCTGGCTATGCACAGGCGCTGCTGCTGTCCTCCGGACAGGCTTATCCCGGGCTTGCCCAGCATGTCCTTTACCTCTTCCCAAAGCGCAGCTTTTCTTAAGCTGGCCTCCACCGCTTCGTCAAGCCGGCTCCCAGCCATGCGCGAATGCAGTTTTAGGCCTGCCGCCACATTGTCATAGATGGACATGGTCGGGAAGGGAGTTGGTTTTTGAAAGACCATCCCCACTTTTCTCCTGAGGCAGACAAGGTCTATCGAGCAGGACAGGATGTTTTCCCCGTCTATTACTATTTCCCCGGACGAACTGGCCCCGGGTATGGTGTCATGCATACGGTTGATACACCTGACAAAGGTCGATTTTCCGCAGCCGGAAGGCCCTATTATTGCCGTCACTTTATTCTCGTAGACCGGCATGGTTATTCCAAACAGGGCCTGCTTTTCGCAGAACCAGGCATTTACCCCTTTTACCGAGATCTTTTCCTTGTTATCCATAGATTATCCTTTTTGAGAATTTTCTCACTATCAGTGTGATCCCCAGGACTATCATGACCAGTGTCAGTGACCCGGCCCATGCCTTGGCGTTCCAATCGGCAAAAGGAGAGATAGCATAATTGTAGATCTGAACTGTCATCGAGGCCATCGGCTGGTCGACCCTTAAATTCCAGTATGGTGTACTGAAAGCTGTAAAGATAAGAGGGGCTGTCTCTCCCATTATCCTGGCCACAGAAAGCATTACTCCGGTAAAGATGCCGTTCCAGGCGGTCCTAAAAACTATCCTGAGCACCACTTTCCATTCGGGAAGCCCAAGTGCCAGCCCGGCCTCATAAAGAGACCTGGGCACCATCTTGACCAGTTCTTCCGTTGTTCTGGTCACGGTCGGGATCATTATCACTCCCAGGGCAAAGCCTCCGGCCACAGCCGAGAACCTTCCCATTGAAACAACGATAAGCACATAAGCAAAGATACCTATCACTATTGTCGGGATCCCGGACAGGACATCTGCGCTGTATCTTATCAAAAACCCTCTTTTGCCTTTCCCGTAAAGGGCCAGCCAGATGCCTCCGAACAGCCCAACGGGAAGCCCGACCAGGCAGGCAAGCCCTGCCAGTATAAAAGTCCCGATGATGGCGTTGGACATCCCTCCTCCGGACTCTCCTACCGGGGTCGGGAGTTTGATAAAGAAGTCTAAATTGATAGCCGAAAACCCTTTTACCAGGACATAACCGATAACAAGAAAAAGCGGGACCAGCGCCGCCAGGGTGCACAGCCATACCAGGGACAAAAACGCCCTGTCCTTTAGCCTTCTTATTGCATAAGAGTTTTCGCTGTTGTTTTCCATATCAATATCCTCGCAAGGGCGTTCACCGCCAGGGTAAGCACCAAAAGCACAAGTCCCAGTTCTATCAGAACAGAAAGGTTGATGTCGGAGACGGCTTCGGCAAATTCATTTGCTATCACGGAGGCCAGCGTATAACCCGGCTGAAAGACCGAAAAGGATATGTCCGGCCTGTTGCCAATGACCATAGTCACCGCCATGGTCTCCCCCATTGCCCTGCCAAGAGCAAGGATGATAGCGCCTATGATGCCAGATCTGGCCGGTCCCAGGCCGGCGATCTTTAGGGTTTCCCATTTTGTCGCCCCCAGGGCCATTGCCGACTCTCTCAAATTATTGGGGACCGCCTGAAGTATCTCTCTGGAGAGCGCGGTGATTATAGGAAGGATCATTATGGCAAGGATGACACCGCCGGAAAGCATGCTAAGTCCGGAAAAAGGGCCCTGAAAGAACGGAAGAAAGCCAAAAACGGCCTGGAGTCCCGGCTGGACAGAACCAGCGATCCAAGGGGCAAGAACAAATATGCCCCAGAGCCCGTAGACGACCGAAGGTATGGCCGCAAGCATTTCTACCAGCACGGACAGATACTCTTTCACGGCGCTTTTTGAGATCTCCGACAGATACACCGCGCAGCCCAGCCCGAGAGGCACAGCAATGACCAGGGCTATCAGCGAGGACATTATAGTACCGTAGATAAAAGGGAGCGCTCCGTATTGTTCGGCTATGGGGTCCCAAGAAGAACTGAAAATAAAACCAAGGCCGAATTTTTCTATCGAAAGCCACGACTTTGACAGCAGCAGCAGTATCAGCATCAAAAGCAGCAGGGGGATGCTTGCTCCTAACATGAACATCATTCTCTTGAAGAAAGCATCCGCCCTGTCTTGCTTTTGCATCAACTGCCCTTGGCCCCTGTCTTTAGTATTTTATTCCGTCTATTGCCTTTTGGACCCTTGCCGTCAGGGACTTGGGAAGCGGGGCATAAAGAAGCCCCTCTGCATAGGTCTGCCCTTCCTTCATCGCCCACGAAAGAAAATCCACGAGCGCTTTGCCCTTTTCTGCGTCCTTCTGGTTCTTGTGCACAAGTATCCAGGTCATCCCCACTATAGGATAGGACTCTGCTCCCGGTGCATTGTTAAGGTCGGCTATTAAGCTGGCAGGTATCCTTGAAGCCATACCGTCAACGGCCTTTGTGGTAGAAGCGACGCTGGGGACAACAAATCTGCCGGCCCTGTTCTTAAGAGCTACCACAGGCAAAGAATTGGTAATGGCGTAAGAAAGCTCTACATATCCTATGGAACCTTCATTAGTCTTGACTATTCCTGCGACTCCCGCGTTGCCTTTGCCACCGACTCCCACCGGCCATTTAAGGGAAGAGCCTGCTCCCATTTCTGATGCCCATGCAGTGCTTACCTTGGCAAGATAGGAACTGAAGATATGGGTGGTCCCGGACCCATCGCTTCTTCTTGCCACCAGAATGGTCCTTGAAGGCAGCGCGACACCTGGATTAAGATCTTCTATCTGCTGATCGTCCCATCTTTTGATCCTGCCGCTGAATATTGAGGCCAGTGTTTCCCCGTCAAGCTTAAGGCTGCTTACACCCGGAAGGTTGTAGGTTACCGCCACAGCGCCGGTAACGGTCGGGATATGCAGCACATCGCCTCCGGCTTGGTCCATTTGTACTGCCGTCATCGGAGCATCCGAACCCCCAAAATCCACCACTCCCTGAGTAAACTGCCTGATGCCTCCGCCTGACCCGATCCCTTGATAGTTAATGCTGATCCCCGTTTGCTTTTTGAACTCTGAGGTCCACTTGGAATATATTGGATAAGGGAATGTCGCCCCCGCTCCGTTGAGAGACATCGCAAGCGAAGACCCTGCTAATATTGCGGCCGTAACAAAAGCCGCCGCTATCTTTTTTATCATCTCAGTCCTCCTTTATTAGGATACCCTTAACTTGTTAAGCATTTGTTAACCCTATGTTAACTGACTGTTAATAATAGATCACCGAGTGAAGGTAGGCCGTCTTTTGCTCGGCAGAACTGCCTGACTTATAGGTCTGCAGGTCAAGCGCCAGTTTAATGTCCTTGCTGTATTCATACATGGCGCCTATCAGCGACCTGACCCTGTCATTGCTGCTTGTAACCGTGGTATCGGGATCGTAGTTATCGTATCTGGCCACAAGAGCAACAGGGACCACCGATTTTGCAGGGAACACATACCCGCCGATGCTGTAACCGTTTATCTTTGTCCCCTTGAGGTATTCAATATAACCTTTGCCATATTGATCGTTCTGGAAGCCAAGAAGTATTGCGGCCTGTTTGGTATTGTTCTGGCCGCTATTGATGATGCCGGCTTTCGAGTTAATATATCCGCCTGCTATCACGGTGCCGATGTTGTCATCCTTGAACAGAGTGGTGTTCAGTCTGATCCCTATGTCCTTTGCCGAATCGGATTCAGCCGCTTTGTATCCTCCTCCATTCATGAGAGTCGCGTGGTATTCTATCTCGCTCAAATACGGTAAGGTGAATTTTCCGGCAGCTCCCAATCCAAAATCAGCCGAGGACATAACGCTTTCGTTGTCATCAAACTGCTTCATCATCCAGGCATTGTCCCAAGCTTTGTCCGCCCAGTCTATCCACATATTGTGCTGAAGCCCCAGTTTTGCGGTCATGCTGAAAGGAATGACCTGCAGCGCCGCGGGAACATTGACAGGAATGTCAACATAGGCGTATTTGATATAGTCGAACAGAGTCTGCGGGCTGTTGGTCGACGGGGAGATCCTAGAAACATCCAATGTCATTCTTGCCATAGCGCCGCCGGCCAGATTTTTCTTGACGGTCACATAGGCCCTAGAGATGTCAAAGTTGTTCTTGGTACTGACGTTCTGCATCCCCTTGGTCCATGCAAACCTTATTTCTCCGCTAACCTTTGCGTCATTATTGTCGCTTGCAACCTTGTCTATCTGGCCTTTAAGCTGGGCAAGCGCGAGGTTCAGATCTTCCTTCAGATCGCTGTCAGACACGGTTTCTTCGCTTGAACCCTCCATCTGGGCTTTAAGCGCTTCCCACCTCTTAAGCGTGGCCTGTTTTTCGGATTGCATCTGCTTCATTTTGACCACATTTCCCTGGTTCCTAAAGTTGACTATCTTAGCGTCTACCACTTTCAGATAATCCCTTACAGCCTGCTTTTCCTCTTCTAGGGTCCTGGCAAAGGCCGTAAGAGGCAATACCAACGCAAGCATTAAAAGAGCCGCGATCAATATCCTGCTTTCTTTCCTTGGCATGTCTATCCTCCTGTGAATTAAAAAACAAACCTGCGGGCCCGACCGTTCTTTTGCTTTTATCCTCCTTTCTTTTCTTCATTCCCGTAGAAGCCGGCCACAAGACCCTCCTGCGGCCCTGTCCGGTCCCTTCTTCCGGTAAAGAAGATCGATGCCATACACACAGATTATGGCCTACTTATTTGAAGATATTTGGAAGCAGATGTTAAGGAAGTGTAAATCTTAAGCGCGGGGAAACACCAAAGTAAATACCGAACCCTGCCCTGGGCTGCTTTCTACAAGGACCCTGCCTTTGTGCAGGTCCATCACATGCTTTACAATGGCAAGGCCGAGTCCCGTGCCTCCGGTATCCCTCGAGCGGTCTGCATCAACGCGGTAGAACCTTTCAAAGATCCTGTCCAGCCTGTCCTTTGGGATACCGATGCCCGTATCCCGGACCTCAACTTTGGAGCTTATACCATCCTTAGAAACCTTGACTTCGACCCTGCCGCCCCGGTCCGTGTAATTGACCGCATTGTCGATTAGGTTAGCCAGCGCCCTTCTTATGTGCTTCTCATCTCCCATAACCTCTGCTGATGATCTGCAAGGCATAAGTACCAGCTCCACGCCGCGGGCTACTGCTTTTTCCCTGAGTTCGCTAACACAGCTGTTTGCCGCACTGCAAAGGTCCACTTTAACAAGCTCCGGATCGGTCCTTCCGGACTCCAGCCTAGACAGCTCAAGAATATCGTTGATGAGCAACGCCAGGTTCCTTGCGTGTCTTTCTATCTTCG from the Candidatus Margulisiibacteriota bacterium genome contains:
- the pstB gene encoding phosphate ABC transporter ATP-binding protein PstB, whose product is MDNKEKISVKGVNAWFCEKQALFGITMPVYENKVTAIIGPSGCGKSTFVRCINRMHDTIPGASSSGEIVIDGENILSCSIDLVCLRRKVGMVFQKPTPFPTMSIYDNVAAGLKLHSRMAGSRLDEAVEASLRKAALWEEVKDMLGKPGISLSGGQQQRLCIARALAIEPEIILLDEPCSALDPISTDKIEELIHELKKNYTIVIVTHNMQQAARVSDNTAFFLLGEMIEFGGTKKIFTAPADKRTEDYVTGRFG
- the pstA gene encoding phosphate ABC transporter permease PstA, with product MENNSENSYAIRRLKDRAFLSLVWLCTLAALVPLFLVIGYVLVKGFSAINLDFFIKLPTPVGESGGGMSNAIIGTFILAGLACLVGLPVGLFGGIWLALYGKGKRGFLIRYSADVLSGIPTIVIGIFAYVLIVVSMGRFSAVAGGFALGVIMIPTVTRTTEELVKMVPRSLYEAGLALGLPEWKVVLRIVFRTAWNGIFTGVMLSVARIMGETAPLIFTAFSTPYWNLRVDQPMASMTVQIYNYAISPFADWNAKAWAGSLTLVMIVLGITLIVRKFSKRIIYG
- the pstC gene encoding phosphate ABC transporter permease subunit PstC codes for the protein MQKQDRADAFFKRMMFMLGASIPLLLLMLILLLLSKSWLSIEKFGLGFIFSSSWDPIAEQYGALPFIYGTIMSSLIALVIAVPLGLGCAVYLSEISKSAVKEYLSVLVEMLAAIPSVVYGLWGIFVLAPWIAGSVQPGLQAVFGFLPFFQGPFSGLSMLSGGVILAIMILPIITALSREILQAVPNNLRESAMALGATKWETLKIAGLGPARSGIIGAIILALGRAMGETMAVTMVIGNRPDISFSVFQPGYTLASVIANEFAEAVSDINLSVLIELGLVLLVLTLAVNALARILIWKTTAKTLMQ
- the pstS gene encoding phosphate ABC transporter substrate-binding protein PstS, with amino-acid sequence MIKKIAAAFVTAAILAGSSLAMSLNGAGATFPYPIYSKWTSEFKKQTGISINYQGIGSGGGIRQFTQGVVDFGGSDAPMTAVQMDQAGGDVLHIPTVTGAVAVTYNLPGVSSLKLDGETLASIFSGRIKRWDDQQIEDLNPGVALPSRTILVARRSDGSGTTHIFSSYLAKVSTAWASEMGAGSSLKWPVGVGGKGNAGVAGIVKTNEGSIGYVELSYAITNSLPVVALKNRAGRFVVPSVASTTKAVDGMASRIPASLIADLNNAPGAESYPIVGMTWILVHKNQKDAEKGKALVDFLSWAMKEGQTYAEGLLYAPLPKSLTARVQKAIDGIKY